A stretch of DNA from Orcinus orca chromosome 3, mOrcOrc1.1, whole genome shotgun sequence:
aaaaaatttttaatgtttacaatAAGATAGTGTCAAGTTTAGGAGACTTGAAATGTCAGGCCAAAGAACTGGAATTGTATTCTCTAGGACATTgcaggctttttgtttttaatcaggtAATGATGAATTGAATGTAGTGTACTAGTAAGATAAGTATGGTAGCATTGTGTTAGGTGGAGAGTTGAGGGGCAAAATATCAGTTATTGAGTTAGTGCAAAATTCAGGTATAATATGAAGAGTTGAGCAGAGGGACAAGTGAGGGGTGACTCATTAGTAAGCCTTAGTCACTCAAAGTTTCATTGGATTACTGATGGAAGCAGAGGAATCATAGAGAAAATCAATTCTGTCACTCAAGTTGAAACATCCCGTGGAATATTAGAGCTGTGGTGCCTAGACCTTGCACAGAAGTGGGGATTTTGGAATCATCAGCACAGAAATAAAACTGGACTTTTAAAGTAGCTAAATGCTTCACGGGTGAGAGCAGAGAAGGAAGTGTGTCCTGTCAGTTTCATGTTCTTGCCCCGCACTGCCTGCAAGCCTCTAGCACAGGAGGACCCTGATGACTGAGGTTCCAGCTGATGCAGCTGGGAATCAAGGCTACTTGGCTGAAATGGAGGGGTTAGAAATGAACTTGGGCCATGGAGAAATGCAAGTGGGCCTGATGGGGCAATCAAAGCTCTGTGACAGCCAAGCATAGGCAGATTCTTCAGATACTTGAGGGCAAAGAGGTGATGGCAATTGAGGTTTGAGAAGGGTTTCTGGCTCACACCCTCACCTAACCCCTCACAGAAACCCAAAGCTGGTGTGCATTTGAAGACGGTCTAAGAAAAAGTGTGTGAGAGAGAATTAGTGAAAAACTGAAGTAATTAGGGTTATTCGGCTTGGAGAAAAGGAGTATTTTGAAGGCCTCAATCCATAATGAGAGGTCCTAGAAGATTTCGTAGACTTAAAATATATCAGTgcttactcagccacaaaaagcaacgaaattgagttgtttgtaatgaggtggatggacctagagtctgtcatacagagtgaagtaagtcagaaagagaaaaacaaataccgtacgctaatgcctatatatggaatctaaaaaaacggtactgatgaacctagtggcaggacacgaataaagatgcagacatagagaattgacttgaggacacgggggcggggtggggaagggaaagctgggacgaagtgagagagtagcactgacatatacacactaccaaacgtaaaatggatggctagtgggaagcagccacatagcacagggagatcagctcagtgctttgtggcaacctagaggggtgggaaagggagggtgggagggaggctcaagagggagggaatatggggttatatgtatacatatagctgattcacttggttgtacagcagaaactaacacaccattgtaaagcaattatattccaataaagatgtaataaataaataaataataaaataaaatatagcagtgCTGATTCAGGTTAGGCATGCAGCAAATGTCCTAATAGGCACTTTATCCCAGGAAGGGAAGTACtagcttctccctccctctctgatgGTCTTTCAACACAGAGTGTAAAATGTGCTTCTCTTCCTTAGGCCTTAGATTAGGAGCTCTCCTATTAAGAAGCAGGTAGCTGAATCAAGTGATCTCTTATAGATTGCAAGAAGCTCCTGATGAAGAAGTGGCCATTTTAGGATCCCCTAGTCCTATCATAGGTCTAGGCAGGTATCTGAGAATCTGAGAGGAATGCGCACCACCTTTCCCTTACccacatcccacccaccccctacCCATATTCCACTTCTCTTACCcacagcctccttcctccctcactgACCAAGTGCAGTCTGAGGCTTCCCAGAGCCTGGGCCTAATTTCTTCAGTGCCTTCATTGGTCATCATACATTCATTTCCTGATAAAAAGGGCAGCCtggcagggtgggcagggcacCAGCCATGGAGAGTGTGCAGGGCCCTGGAGTCTAACGTTCAGCTATCTCACTTGGTGATACTGGGTGCGGGGGAACTTTCCTCCTCTAAACCTAGCTTACCTCCTCTGGTAGGGAATGCAACCGAATTAAAATGGTGTAGAGCACTAGTCCTACCCGAAGGTCTTTAACCTTCTTCTGGAAGTCTTTGCTCTGGTCTTTCTTTTCGTTTCATCCCCCACACCTCAAACCTCATTATCTGGGCCCTTGGTCACTGTCTTTTGTGATCAATGATATGAGTGGTATGTGATCTGGGGCTagaaatttgtctttctgtctttcctgtatttttttcctctagccTCTAAAATAAACACCCCTCTTTTGACATTCCTTTGAAACTTTGACCTCTAATGTAGACCACAATGGTTAGCCTTTTTCTTTGAGTACCCCCTGGAGAACCAGGATTCTGCCCTCCCAAGTCAGCAGGAGCCAGGCTATCTGCTTTATCATTCTAAGGAAGGCCTTTGCAAGTCAAAAGTTAGGTTTCTTCTTTCTGGAGAAGGGCTGAGACTCTTCTACTtgtagaagagggaggaaaaggacaCCTTTCActgcatataaatggagtcattctACAAAGCTGTCATGACAGCTGGAGAATGTCGCAAGAGATCCCTGGGGTCCCAGAGTGTAAGTGGTATAAAGGAAGAGTATAGATTTATGTGGTAATAGGTCCGAATTCAAATCTACCTCCATGTGTTTAATTTTAGGTTGggtgcttaacttctctgagccacagtttcctcagTAGTAAGAGGGGAATAATTGTAACTCTTTAACTGGATTGTTCTGAGGATTGAAGGAGATAGTATATATTAAGCATCTGACACTTAGTAGGTCCTCAGTTACTCCCTTTCCACCCTTGTGATCACCCACCAGCAAGCCCTGAGGAGACTGGCAGGGGACCATGGGAAACTCTGGGAATAGGCCTTAGGGTTTTCTTAATTCTGCCCATGGCAAAGATCAgacaggagaaaaaggagaaggaagaggaggtggaggaggaggagaaaaagtttTGTAGGGGCCTGGCAAGCATAGACTGAGAAAATACAGGCTTCTGTTCTCCAGGCAATGTGAATCAGTGCCTGGATTTACTGAAATGTGGGACTAGGCTCATGGACAGGTTTCTCTCATTAAGTCAATTCCTTTTTCAGCAGCTTTTCAAGATCTACTATCAGATTGTGGCTGCCAACCTGCCTGTCTTGGGCCCTGGACCTATCAAACACGGGGGGTTTTACTGTTCTGTCACCTTAATGATAGCCAGCTTGTTAAGGATGAGCCAAAAGGGAAGGAGTGTAGGGTTGTAACTAATGAATCTGAATGCCACTGTAATGCCGTGGAATGAGTCCTTGACAGGAAGGTGATGGATGCAGAGAAATCCAAATTCCTTTAGTTTCTGGCCCAGGGTCCATGTGGGAAGATTGGTTGATGTGATTGATTGCCATGAGGGTAAAATGAATGAGGTTGGAAGAGGCTTGGGAGGAGTGGGACTATGAGCTTTTTGGGGAAGTAGGCAAACTTTTCATGGAATTCCCAATTGTTCTCCCATAAGATTATTTGGGAATGTCAACAAGGTCCTGAGGAAAATGTCAAAGCATCAGATACCTGGGGTCTTTGGATGGAGATTCAGTTACGAATAAAGAGAAAAGTCTAGTTTGTTCAGTTCCTTGGCAGTGTTACAACTCAGGTTTCATGAGTAATTTGGCATCTGTGTTTATTGTCTATGTTTATTGAGGGTTTTGAGGGTTCAACATCAagctagataattttttttttttttgtctgagccCCAGGgaaataatcttttcttttggTTGCCTATTGCTTCACCACAATTTTTGTGCTTGGATGGTATCTCTTCCATTCTCCCTTCTACCACTGCCACCACTaccatcacatacacacacacacacacacatacacacttcttCGTTGCTAACTgtagtgtgttttttttaaccttccttaGAAGGAGGGAGGTAGAGGAAATCCATTTCCTTGACATAGACTGCATTTTTATGGATTTCTCTTTATCTCTGGCTTCTGGCATCTGTGGTAGTTTTAAATGCACAGAAGTAATATATACCAGGGTAGACTTTCAAGGCACCTGCTTATGTTTTCTCCTGAGATGCCAACTTCCTTAATGaacatttcaccttttttttcactcaaacaaacaaaaaaatggattgGTTATTCCCtgctgacattaaaaaaataacttctattaatttttttgatgacaaaaatatttgtttattgtagacaaatataaaaatacagaaaaacacaaaaaggaaaacaaaccacTCTACTTTGGTATTACATGATAGctaatattttcctattttaaaacaaaattgggtTCATCCTGAAcatgctgttttgtaatttactTTATTCACTTAATTATATCATGCATGTTTTTCATGttactaaatatttttcagaatattattttaatggctaatattccattgtatagccATGACCTAACTAGTTTGCCCTGATGTTGAAcgtttaaattgttttttaatttaaaacattaagctAAGAATGTTTCCCCACTCTTGGTGACCAttcattttacttgtttattcaacatatttGAAATACGTCCCCCCTGCAGGGTGCTTGACCTTTGCAGAGAGGGGAGACTCCAAAGGCCAGGATGCTCAGATTTAGGAGACCAGTGGTTGAGCCCCTAGGGCTCTCTTTATGGAAACTACTCCTCCCCCAAAGCTTACCAGTAGAAGATGTAGAAGTGTAAATGAGGAAGGTAGAATCCACAACTTTCCTAGTCTCTTGCCTTGGGGCCCAGGTCCTTGGTGTACAGACACCCCAGGAAGCCCAAGTTAAGAGAGCAAACACACTTTGAATATGATTCAAGTTCGAAGGGCTTGCTTGTTCCTCAAGTTGCTTAGCTTgcattaaaataatactttccaAATTCAGAAATCTGGATTCTTTTCCTATAGGCCAGTTCTTGGGTCTCAATTTTATTATCTGTCAAACACTGATATCAAGGGGGTTGGATATTTCCAGTTTCTCCTTTTAGCCTTGTGTATAATTGGGATATAGAAGCAGggtttctcattccctttctgatTCTAAGCTTTCcaaggagagaaataaaaggtctcaattaaatatatattctagaAGCATTTATTGCAGAATGAAGATGAGTTCCCAACTGGGAAAATAACAAAAGAGAGTTGTTCTACAGCTCTTTGGGGGAAAATCCCTCTTGGGGGGCCTTGAGCAGGTAAGTTGTAGTCATCTGTCCACTTACTGTAACCATCCCTTCTCCATGGCTCCAGAGATAGTTTCTGAGCTGGAAAAGTCATCAGGTTATATTGGGTACTGGTTTCCCCAGGGTTGGGTGGGGTGAACTTTTCAAAAGTGCATATTGAGGTAAAAAACCCAACACCTTATATACCTCCCTCTAGGCAGGTATGTAGCCTCTGCCCCACTTATCTGTATGAACTTGTAGTTGGTCTTTCTGGAGCTTGCCAGAGTAGGGGAAGGTTGCTCCTTCAGGACTCTGGACAGAACTCTCATTTTTGGCTTCCATTCTCTGATTCTCAGCCATACAGCTGGGTTGGACATGGTCTGAAACTCCAGGGGCAAGTACTTTGAAGGTCTTTTTGGATATGGACCCCAAACCAAAACTCCCCCTTTAGCAAACTGCAAAATTACAGGCAGAAAGACCAGGAAGTAACTTGTAGGAAAGATGAAATGGGGTCTACCCAAGTTAGGAGGCCCAGATTCCCATTTCAGCTCTGtcaagaacatgctgtataatcTTAGGCCTCCATTTTCCCATGTACAGCAGATATCAAGAGGACTACAGATCAACCCTGTGACTTTCCAATTGTTTTTCTTATCTCTTCTCTCCCAGAGAAAAGCTGTGTCCCCCCTCCATTGTCATGCAACTAGCAAGTAAGTTCCTGTGGGGTGCTATCGTGTGCTGCCCTTGCCCTGGGACCAAGCACTGCCTGGGGAGCGCGTGCAGTAGTACTTGCTCACCACATGCCTACACTGGTCACACTTGACCGTGCAGCACCACTGGAATTTGCAGTTACAGCTGCTTATAGCCTCAgttctcttctcttccacctGCAGGCCACACTCTGTACACAAGCGCCCGCAGCTGCATTGCTCCCACCTGGATGTATTGTGGCTGTTCTGCAGACACTCCCGACCCTCTGTGCCATAGATGCCCAAGCTGGAATTGCGGGTACAGTAATCAGGTGATTCCTCTAAAAAGATCAGCTCAGCTTCTGCACTAGGAAGGAAGGCCTCAGTGGGTGCCCAGTGGCCCTCGGCACTGTTCCCAGCCCTTAGCCGCCGCTTATCCATCTCAATTTTCAGTGCCTGGTCATACTTGGCCTTTAGGTAGTTGCCCATCTCCCGGAAGTTAGCCAGCTGCAGCCAGCATGTCTGGATGCTACAGCTCCCCGAGATGCCATGACATTTGCAAGTCCTTTTCATGGTGGCTCTCACTGCcttcacagagagagaaagagagagggaggacaAAAGGAGATTGGCTCTGGGTAGAGAAGACCAAAGGCTAGCAATTAATGGAATATTTTAGATTTGTGCTTCTTAACTTTAGAGTACATTAGAATTATGAGGGAGGCCCGTAAGAAGATCTGGGCCCTACCTCATATCTTCTCAATTAGGAAGTTCAGAGGTTTAAAGGCCATGGTATTGGTGATTTTAACGTTCCCCTGAGTGATTCTTATGGAAGAAGTGAGGCAAGTGTTGAGGAGGTTACTGAAGTCAGGTAACCTAGGCTGAAGGCCTAACTTCATCACTTGTgagcttgtttctctttctgcccATAAGAATAAGAATGATCAAGAAagtaatttgtaaattaaaaatgaaaaacatgatcATTGGCACTGTTATTGTGTTGAAGCTGGGGGCTAGAGTATTTGTGGGTATTTGGATTTGTCTTTTGGGCCCTCTCCCAGAGGGAAGGAAGCTCTGAACCCCTACCCCCAAGGCGATTACCCATGGTTGTAATTGCCTTGAAAACCTCTTCCCTTTGCCATGGGCAACCAGGACATCTAGGTATAGGTTCAAAGGGAAATTTCTAAGCTCTTAGCTTCTAATACAACTAGACTCCAGATTTCAGTTCAGAACACTCCAAGGATTGCTACCCCACCAAAAGTCTTGGGGGAGATTAGACCTTCCAGAGAAGCTTAGATCAGTCCCAACCCCTCCAAGCCCAGAAAGACATTAGGACATAGGTTGTATGCTAAACCCCTGTTAATTTCCTAGAAATGCAGTTgaaatggttaaaattttaagTCATGAAAGCAAGGCCTTTGTTCTGTGTTCTCAGAAACCTGCCTGTAGAAGGAGCTAGCATATAAGGTTTAGTGATAAAAGGACTAGGCTAAAAGATCTGTGTTCATTGCCTGGTTCTGATACTTATTAGATGTATTGCCTTGGCCAAGCCACGGCTCTGCCTTAACTGGCTTTGTCATCCAGAGAATGGGGGTAGCTATCCCAGTCCTGCTGGGTGGTGTGAGGATGAAACATGTATGAGACAGCTCTTGGTAAGTTGTGAAGGTCTGTATGGATGTGAGGCTTTTGTAAATACTGAGCCTGTTGGCTCATTGGTCAACTCTTATACGTACCAGCCTGCCTGCCCTGTTGTTATGAAGATTCATCAGGGCTCTGGCATCCTTCCCCTTCTCCAGACTGTCCACGAAGAGTTTGGAGATTCTTTCCCCAAACTCTACATTGTCGCTGCAGCCTCCCCAGATCCAGCCATGGCCTCCTACGCATAAGGAAAGAATAAGTTCTGTGTATAGCTTCCTGCTAAGTCCCTGGAGAAGAGTCAAGGTCATTTTAGCTGACATAGACAGACCATCCCCAAGAGTCCTAGAAGTGTGTAAAGCTATAGCTAAAGGTGAGacagggagggaattccctggtagtccagtggttaggactccgcactctcaGTGCCaaggccggggttcaatccctggtcagggaactaagatcctgcaagccacgcagggcggccaaaaaaaaaaaaaaaaggaaaaaggtgaaaCAGGGAAATGGAGGTATTTtgggtgggggtcagggggagTCCTATTCCCAAAGCCAACTGCCCACCCTTCAGGTACTCCCCAACTCTAGACAGTTCAACTCTATACCCAAAGTAAAGGTAGGCACGCTGGGGCTGGCATAGAGGATctcaaatgttcactgcagttcaAACATTCTAGAATTCTGTACCATTATGCTACAGTAGTCTTGTTAGAGCCACCTCCTCCCTCATTAGTGACAAATccaagtctcttaggctgtctgcaGATAATTGGGTAGCTCTGGATTATGCACAAGTCATTCTAAGCCTGAAATACAAGGGTTAACTTTAAACTCTCTTTGGCCTCCTCCTTCTAGATGCCTTGTTGGCTTTAGAGCTTGGTGCTACTTGCTGGTCCTAGAATCATGGATCCAGCTCAGTTCTTAGGAGGGTCTAGATCTAGGAGCTCCCACCAATGAAGCTGCTGCTAGAGTCTAGGGGTTTGAAGAAGCTGTGTCCCTCAGCCTTTCCCTGGAAGAGTTTAGCCTACGCTCAGCT
This window harbors:
- the WNT8A gene encoding protein Wnt-8a isoform X1; translated protein: MLCNLQCLCLVSPSLSLPPTPPPHQGSFYYLIPIHHYLTFSLFGRSVNNFLITGPKAYLTYTTSVALGAQSGIEECKFQFAWERWNCPENALQLSTHNRLRSATRETSFIHAISSAGVMYTITKNCSMGDFENCGCDESKNGKTGGHGWIWGGCSDNVEFGERISKLFVDSLEKGKDARALMNLHNNRAGRLAVRATMKRTCKCHGISGSCSIQTCWLQLANFREMGNYLKAKYDQALKIEMDKRRLRAGNSAEGHWAPTEAFLPSAEAELIFLEESPDYCTRNSSLGIYGTEGRECLQNSHNTSRWEQCSCGRLCTECGLQVEEKRTEAISSCNCKFQWCCTVKCDQCRHVVSKYYCTRSPGSAWSQGKGSTR
- the WNT8A gene encoding protein Wnt-8a isoform X2, producing MGDLFMLRVAVGICYATFSASAWSVNNFLITGPKAYLTYTTSVALGAQSGIEECKFQFAWERWNCPENALQLSTHNRLRSATRETSFIHAISSAGVMYTITKNCSMGDFENCGCDESKNGKTGGHGWIWGGCSDNVEFGERISKLFVDSLEKGKDARALMNLHNNRAGRLAVRATMKRTCKCHGISGSCSIQTCWLQLANFREMGNYLKAKYDQALKIEMDKRRLRAGNSAEGHWAPTEAFLPSAEAELIFLEESPDYCTRNSSLGIYGTEGRECLQNSHNTSRWEQCSCGRLCTECGLQVEEKRTEAISSCNCKFQWCCTVKCDQCRHVVSKYYCTRSPGSAWSQGKGSTR